Proteins encoded in a region of the Diospyros lotus cultivar Yz01 chromosome 9, ASM1463336v1, whole genome shotgun sequence genome:
- the LOC127809429 gene encoding protein TIFY 9-like, producing the protein MAKSSLELDFFPVEKVDSAKPQTRKLFDRRRSFRDIQSVISKLNPDLLKTVIASGSADQSSGFSKPSESANSSPPKHDENLNMFAALPVYTPTFGSIAYGSESASETSPLTILYNGTVAVFDVPPHKAENILKFAEGGLSKTVQLADPKLEMSSESLSGDLPIARRKSLQRFLEKRKQRLALACPYGVLEHTMTKA; encoded by the exons ATGGCGAAATCTTCCTTGGAACTCGATTTCTTTCCGGTGGAGAAGGTCGACTCCGCCAAGCCTCAGACTCGCAAGCTATTTGATCGCAGGCGAAGTTTTCGCG ATATTCAGAGTGTGATTTCGAAGTTGAATCCTGACCTCCTGAAGACTGTGATAGCATCTGGCTCGGCCGATCAGAGCTCCGGTTTTTCGAAACCGTCGGAAAGTGCGAACTCGTCCCCGCCCAAGCACGATGAGAATCTGAATATGTTTGCCGCTTTGCCTGTCTACACTCCTACCTTCGG GAGCATTGCTTATGGTTCCGAAAGCGCCTCCGAAACTTCTCCTTTGACGATTTTATACAACGGAACCGTCGCCGTATTCGATGTCCCCCCGCACAAG GCAGAGAATATCTTGAAGTTTGCTGAGGGAGGACTCTCCAAAACTGTTCAATTGGCTGATCCAAAACTCGAAATGTCTTCGGAGAGTCTTAGTGGAG ATCTACCAATCGCGCGTAGAAAGTCTCTGCAGAGGTTTCTGGAGAAGCGCAAACAAAG